The Sus scrofa isolate TJ Tabasco breed Duroc chromosome 6, Sscrofa11.1, whole genome shotgun sequence region GCTGGGACTGTTCCGAGTGCAGATGCTCTAGGTTTGAATCTCAGCCTCACCCCCACACACAGTGATCCTGAGAAAGTCACTCTTTGCGCCTCTGTTtccctctctgtaaaatggggatgctaTTAACCTTTTCTTCAAGCAGCTACTTTGAGGACTGAAAGAGTAATTcggggtgttccctggtggcccagaggggtggggatctggcatcTGGGATTTGATCCCCTGGcataggaacttctgcatgctgtgggcatgaccaaaaaaattaaagagtaatTCAATGTAAAGTGATTAGAACAAGGCTGACACATAGGCAGTGTTCAAAAAAGGTCACTTGTCATCCTGATCCACTTCTCAGGTACTCGTTCGCAGGAAGTCacaatatttatccttttattctaTTCATCAACAGGTACTGTGTGCCTGTTAAGTACATTCTTCTAGGTGCTGCAGATAAGACAAATCTCTCACTTTCTGAGCAGCCCAGGTCCCTTTCTTTTTTACCAACCGAGATGAAATTCACATTACATGAAATTAACCATCTTAAAGcaaacaattcagtggcatttagcaCACTCATAATGTTGTGTGGGCAACACTTCTATCAAATTCCACAACATTTTCTGCACTCTGAAGGAAAACTCTGCACCAGTGAGGCAGCCGCTCCACACCACCACCAATTTTCCCCTGGCAATGACCagtctcctttctgtctccatggaccTCCCTACTGCAGACACTTCATTTAATGGGATCCTACCATTCGTGGCCTTTTGCTTCTGGCTTCATTCACGTCATATAACATGTGCAGGGTTCATCTGTGTTGAACCCTGCCAGCACTACATTCTTTTtgagggctgagtaatattctactatCTGTAAATGCCACAGTGTGTTTACCTGTCCATCTGGTGATCAACACTGCAATGCCCCAGGTTTTCCACTTCCCTCTGCCCAAGTCCCGTGCCATGGTTGTCAACCCTGCCCTTTTGCCCAGGTGCCCTTTCCACATAGCCCTTGCCCAGCATCTCTGCTGGTCACAGCACCTTGCCCTCCCTCTGGGGGAGGCTGAAGGACACCGGGCCGGTACAGCTAGACACTTGCTCCTTTTCTTTtggcctctttcttcctcttttctgctcCCGAGATATCCCAAAGGCAGCAAATGGTATCATTCATGAGAAGGAGCTGAAATCTCCTGTCTGCGCGTGCTAGGTTGGAATCCCAGCCAGGTACGCCCTGGCTCTGCCCTTGGATGTGTCACTCTGTTTCTCTGTGCCTCTATTTCCTCACCTATGAAAGATGATAGTGACAGCACCTGCTCAGAGGGAGCCCGTAAGGCTGATGCTCCTTTTATCATGTGCTGGCACAGAGCCAGCAGGGGCTGTTTTCACCCACCTTTGGGGCTTGTTCATACCCTCCCACCTGCACATCTGCCTTGCTCATCACACTCTCCCCGCTTCATGGAACCAACGTGGCGGCAGTCAAGGTGGCAGCCAGTAGGTTCAAACATCTCTGTTTCCAGTGCCTAGCATCATTCTTCACTCACTCATGCACTTCCCCGAGGGCGTGCTCAGTGCTGGGGACGTCTGGGGACAAGTGGGGGCACATGCTCTCATGTCCCTTCCCATTCTCGCTTCACCTCCTCCCCAGAAGTTTGCAGGGGACTTTCGGGGATGTTGCAAAAGGACACACTCCAGATTGCAGCTGCGCAAAGGGCGCTGGGCGGGAGCAGAGCTTGGGGGGTGTGATTTGGGGGGCCACCTGTGCTCTGCTCTCCGTGCCTCACTGAGATGGGGAAGGAAGGCACATAGACTTTTAAAGACCAAGAGAACCACGGGGGACCcctccatggaacaatcccctcCTGGCATTGGGTGTACCTCAACTTTTGGCATGCAATACCTATCCCCTCCCCGGCCCCAACTCCTCCCTGCCTTTGATAAAAAGCTTCGGGCTGGAACCAGCatctcctcctccctggctcttTCTTGGATCATGAATTAGCTCCGTAAAGAACTGCCCACTCTCAGTAGCTTCTCTGTGTTCAGTGACATTTGGTAATTGCCTTAGGGAATTCTTCTTAACCTGCTTTTGGGGCTTGGAGGTTTTCTCCCTCCAGCTGAGCTTCCCTCTGTCCCAGCTGACAAGCACTCCTCTCCATCGCCCTTTCCCATGGGTAGCACACGCCATGGCTCCAGTTCCTAGCCCCCCTCCACTCTGCCCACCCTGCCTGGCTCCACACCCTCCTCAGAGCCCCGgtgtgccagggctggggagtgggggcagcTGAGGGAAGGGACAGCAGCTCAAggtggtgttgggggtggggggtggaccaTGGAAGGGCCATGAGGGAGGGGAGCATGGCAGAGAGAGACCGGGCTCCCGGGGAGAGGCGTGGGTCAGCAGTGCCAGGCATGGGAGATGCTCGAAGAAAACAGCCCAGGACCAGAGGCCAGGGACAGAGGCACAAATGATGGAATTTGTGGCCAGGAGGAAgcaaagggagggagtgggtggagcTGCTGGATGGAGCTAAAGAGGGTAAGACATGGCCAATTCTGGCCGCATTCCCAAGGGGGAGCCGGCAGGCATTGCTGGGAGACAGCGGGTGCGAGGGTGGCTCCAAGGTCAAGACTTTGGCCCTGAGTCCCTCCCAGATGGAACTTTTAGAACTGGCccttgctgcacctgcagccgtCTGCCGGACAGCCTGTCCAGATGGTCTCTCAGGGACAATGGCTTTGTCCTCAGAAAGCCCTGGCCACCCTCTGACCCCAGAGCCCTTCAGAGCAGCTCTGCTCCAGAGCTTTGGGAAAGGATGGGGCTGCTGTCACCCCCTCACCCAGAATGGCTCAACCACTCAGACTCaaactctgctttctttttcactAAGATCTCATCATAGCCTGTATGAGTCACCCTTTTAAAGTGCGCAgccagtggtttttagtatacagttgtgcaaccatcttcactgtctaattccagaacattttcatcaccctaaaaagaaatccCACACACACCAGttactccccccccccattccacTAGCCACCTGTGACCACGAACGTACTTTCTATATTCGtgaatttgccttttcttggcATTTTACAGCTATAGAAGCAGGCAGTGTGTGGTCTGTTATGTTGGCTTCTTTCACCAAGCAAAAGGGTTTCAAGCTTCATCTGGTTTGTGGATGAACCAGAacttcctttttgtggctgcataatattccatcatacgACTAGACCATATTTTGTTTGTTCACTCATCTGTGGATGGGCATTGAGCTTGTGTCCACACTTTGGCTGTTATGGATCATGCTGCTGTGGATATTCATATACAAGTTTGCATGTGGATGTGTGTTTTCAGCGCCTTTGGGTATGTACCTCAGAGCGGAATTGCTTGGTCATAGAGCGAATGTGTATTTAACTTTCTGAGGGACCCCCcacctgttttccacagcagctataccattttacaccCCCGCCAGCAACATTTAGGGGGTTCTGATTTCTCTACACCCCTACCAACACTcgtttctttttattgaagtatgattggTTTATTctattatgttagttttaggtgcacAACAGAATGATGTGTTCTTTTATAGCGTTTACGCCATTGAAAGTTATTAGAAACTATTGGCTCTATCGCCTGTGCTGTACGTGACATCCCTGTGCCTTATTTACCCTATAACACCAGCCTGAATCCCTCTCCTCTTACACTTGCTCCTTTTCGTCCTTATCATCACAGCCATCCCAGTGAGTATGGGGTGGTAGCTCCTCTGGTTTTGATTTCcaatcctgactttttttttaactttccatgATGGAAAATTTCAGGCATTGTCAAAGTAAACGGAATTGTATAGTGAACTCCCAAGAAGTGCTCATGACTCAGCTTTCACGATTGTCCACAATCTGCCATTCTGGTTTTCACGctctccaccccctcccacccaatCCTTCAGCACCATGATTGatcatgttattttcattttacagtgtCATGGGTAAATTTTACACACACTGAACAGCGCAAGTCTTATCTGTCCAATCAACAAAGGGGGCACGCCCATGTTACCCAGAACCCTGTTTAATAGGGAATGTTCCCATCACCCTAGAATGTTCTTTCAGCTTCCCTCGTAGTCCTTCCCTACCCCATCCAGAGGCAGCGCTGTCCACCTCTGATGAGTTTTGCCTGCTCTTGGACTTCGCCTGGATGAAGCACATCTGGCTCATTCACGGCACATCTGTCTGTGACATGGGCCGTGTTGTCAcgctgcccacccctccccctccccagggctggtcACCTTTTTCTTCATGGCAGGAGGGAATCAGATCATACCTCGCTGCTGCAGGTGACAAGCCCCCTGGGAGGGCGGTGTCACAGACCATCCTGGTTTGGCCAGGACTGAGGGAGTTCCGGTGATCTGGGACTTTCTGTTGCTCAGCCTGGAAAGTTCTGGGCAAACCAGGGTGAGCTGTTCATCCTACCTCCAGAATATGACCAGAAACTTGCTGAGAGAAAGAGtgatgtttttcctttccttccctcgaGTTTTATTCACATCTTGGCTGACCTGGGGATCCTTTTCTCAGCTCGAGCCCCATAAAGTCCTGCCACCACAACGCTGGCCGCTAGTGGGGCATTGCTCTGAGGGCCAGCACTGGGAGGCTGCTCCGGGATGCAGAGTAGAGCAGCAATGCAGGGGTGACTCGGCAGAGCGCTGCTGCAGTGCAGGAGGTGGCCAGcggcgggaggtgggggtggacTGGGGCATGCTTCGAATAGCCAAGAGCTGGCACCAGAGGCAGAAGGAGGACCCGCAGagccccctctgcctcccaggagcCACCTTTCTGAGCTCCTGGGTCACTGGTCTGGGAAGATTATTTTCAGGCCACAAGAGGCTTTTACACCAAAGAAAAAACTCCCAGAATGTCAGCAACAAAGAAGCCTTATAGAGAGAATCTGGCTTAGAGTCTGAAAAACTTCCAGGCTCCTCTGACTCAGCAGGGGGGGTCTTGCCaaaatgcaggttcctgggccccACTCCAGGGCTTTGCTTTCGTGATAGGAGCCCCAGAATCTGCATTTGTAACAAGCATTCTGGGGCATCCTGAGGCAGCGATTGTGAATCGGCTTGGAGAAATGCTAATTTTGGTCTACTTTCTTCAtcagaaattaaaacacagagaGAGGCAGTGATCACTGAAAGGTCACATAGCAAGTGTGTAGCAGGACTGGGAATCAGGATCCAAAATTCCCGAGCCTTCCAGAATCCCCAGGCAGTCATGGCAAAGACGGCTCGTGTGCTGGAGAATTCCCTCAGCTTCCCATAAAGTCCAGGATAGAAGGGGACAGTTAGCCTTGAACTGACGAGGCAGGCTATGTCTGTGACCGGTGACTCATCTCTGTTACCTGTGCCTGCAGGTGTAGCAGTCTGCTGACTCTTTTACCTGCCTCACTCCCATTCATCACTACACTCCGGAGACAGAGAACCAACAGTCCAGGGGGGCAAATGATTTGCCCGAGTAGGCAAAAGTGGGAGAATGGAACCTGGGTCACAGACACTCCTGACTCCACACCCtcaacccccatccccacctcccacctctttGGTAGACCAGAGAGAAGGCGGGGCAGAGAGCTGCTCGTCCCCGCACCGGCAAACAGAGATCAGGACCGTCCGGCTCATTGCTTCTTTCAAAGGCCAGACATAAAGAACATTTCAATTTAGAATCCCGGTGAGCCCAGGCactggaaataatttctttttccagttcaGGGGTTTTTAATCCAAAGAAAACTGCAGGTGTCAACATCTTGCTTTTCACTCAGTCAGCTGGCCTTGGTCCTTCACTCGCCCATCCGTCATGGATACAGAGGGTAGGGCGACTGATGCAGATGGAGATGGAGCTGATGGAGAGGCAGATGCGGCTAGAGATGTGGACACAGATGATACAGATATAGATGGAATTTTTAGAGTCAGGTTCTCAACGCTGGCTCTGCATTAGAATCATTGATGGGGCTTCTGGAAAGTTCTACGGCTCAGCTGAAACCTAGATCAACAAAATGAGAATCTCTGGCGTCCTGGACCGGACATCAGGCTATTTcaaggaccccacccccacccccgccgccagGGGATTCTAATATGTGCAGTCAAGGCTGAGAACGACTGCGTTAGATCAGAGCTTCTCCAACTTTATTGTGCATGCATGttattgttaaaatgcagattctggctCCAAAGGGATGAAGTGGAActcaggatcctgtgtttctaacaagctgggggaggaggatgCTTCTGGTTCCAGGACACTCTCTGAGTAGCAGAGGGGCTAGCGGAAGTCCCTGTTGGGAACATGGGTGGGAGTGACACAGCAAGGAGCCCACAGGAGCTTCCCCCCCACTACCCCCGGCTGGGATCTCGCAAGAGAAATagctgcaacccacatcacagggCTGTGCTAGGAATGCAGGCACCCTCTCTGCCCACACCCCAATCATTCACCCCCCAGAAACCACACCTGCTTCTCTAGTGCTTTACCTCCAGAGTCTAACAAGGGGCCTGGCACAAGATGAACCCCCCACGCATTTGgcttggatgaatgaatgagggatGGCGGGCAAAGATGTTACAAAATAGCATAGAGTCTCCCGGGAGACCATCAACCATGACACTGAGCCCCAGCAAGTTATTTCAGCACTTGGACCATAAATGAAGCCAAGCTGCCTGCTCATGGCATCACTGCGAGGCTTCAGTGACAGCACCAGGGCAATGCCTGGTACACAAGAGGTACTTAAATCGGTAAAGGAGAAAATGGGCTGCTCTAACAAAGAGGGCCCCCAGTAGAACAGCTTTAAACATAATGGAAGCTGATTTCTCTCACAACGAGGGCCCGAGGTGAGTGGGCAGCTCTCATTCTGAAACTCAGATTTTTTCCACCTAGATGTTCCACCCTTCCTGGGCCATTGGTCCAAGCTGCGGGTTCTAAGCTGGGCCATGTGGGTTGATCTGGCTCGCAGGAAGCGGGAAAAGAGAGGGCAGGAGCTCAGGCCAACAACTGAAGTCCTAGAACTGGAGGTGGCAGGCATCGCTTCTGTTTACTTTCTGTCAGTGGGGGCCTTGGTTGTTTGGCTACACTTGGCCGCAAGGGAGGCTGGAGAGGTGGTCTCTCGTCTAGCTGACTGGCCATGTGCCAAGAACTGTGTAAAaagggggttggggtgggtgACTAAGAGTCTACAGCACAGAGCTCCATCGATATAGACATAATGTATCGAATATACAGACTATTTACTAGACAAAGAATATACACAGAATATATACTGGGGGATTAatatatgcacactactatatataaaataggtaaacaacaaggacctgtggtatagcacagggaactgtattcaatgccttgaaataagctataatggaagagaatctaaaaaagaatatatatatataactgaatcactttgctgtacatttgaaacacaacattgtaaattaactatactttaaatatacacatatttagtGTATATGTAATATCTAATGACATGTATTAATAGTACATCATATAATATGACATAATAAAATATCagtatattgtataatatatagcgcatattaatacaaatatatggttcatatataaaatagagaaaggatATATATTTGGTATAGAGACTGCGTACGGAATCTGTATACACGGAGTCGATATCGGTATGGACACCGCTCTGTGGAATTGCTTTTCGGGGtggttatttttccatttccagtGGGGCTGCCCGTCCCCTCTCAACCCACATTTTGTCGCCTCTCCAGGGGGAGTGCTCGCAGAAGTGCTACTACATTTTCATCGTGGAGACCATCTGCGTGGCCTGGTTTTCCCTGGAGTTCTGCCTGCGCTTTGTCCAGGCCCGGGACAAGTGCCAGTTCTTCCAAGGGCCCCTGAACATCATCGACATCCTGGCCATCTTCCCCTACTACGTGTCCCTCGCCGTGTCCGACGAGCCGCAGGAGGATGGCGAGAGGCCGGGCGGGAGCTCCTACCTGGAGAAGGTGGGGCTGGCGCTGCGCGTGCTGCGCGCCCTGCGCATCCTCTATGTCATGCGCCTCGCCCGCCACTCGCTAGGGCTGCAGACGCTGGGTCTCACCGTGCGCCGCTGCACGCGCGAGTTCGGCCTgctgctcctcttcctctgcGTGGCCATCACCCTCTTCTCCCCGCTGGTGTACGTGGCGGAGAATGAGTCGGGGCGGGTCCTGGAGTTCACCAGCATCCCCGCCTCCTATTGGTGGGCCGTCATCTCCATGACGACGGTGGGCTACGGCGACATGGTCCCCAGCAGCGTGCCGGGCCAGATGGTGGCCCTCAGCAGCATCCTGAGCGGAATCCTTATCATGGCCTTCCCGGCCACGTCCATCTTTCACACTTTCTCGCACTCCTACCTGGAGCTcaagaaggagcaggaggagctGCAGGCCCGCCTCCGCCGCCTGCAAAGCGCCGCCGCGGCCAGTGAACACGAACGCCTGAACGACCTCAGCGACCTGATCCTGGAGCGCCCTGCCTTGCCCATCGCATACATTTAACTCAGAATCCCCTCTGAATATGCCAGAACGTCAACCCGCCGCCCTCGGCTGACGTGAGCTCTCGAAGCTACGAGGGGGCTCGAGGCCACAGCTGCTTGGCCGGGTGATTCTTTGACCCTTCTGGCCCCCGCGGTCCCGGCTGACCTTATCCATGTCACGTGTCATcgcctctctccctgctcctcatGGAGCACATCCACGTTGGCTGGGTTAGGTCTGTCTCCCTCTCATCTCATTTCCTTCCCAGAAGAGTCTTCAACATCCCAGGCTGGGTTCCAGATGCCCACAGACCCGAGCCTTTTTCCTGGACCAGCCCATCGCCAGGAACTAGAGGGTCCAGTCACAGCAAAGCCCTTCTGATTAGATCTTGCCGTCCAGTCCTTCAGTGGGTTCCAGCCGGGGTCTCCCGCTGCTCACACCATGGGTGGCATTTTCCTAACACGGCTGCCTCTCTTCAGCTCTGGAAGCTCCTAGCCCCAAAGGCAGAACTGACCTTTGCATTAAATCCCACTGTAGAGGCTGGTGGCCGGCCATCCCTCCTGACACACCTGGGACCTGGTGTGCCACTTGCCAGCCCAGCAGGCCCTCCTTGGCCACCTGGGCTCTTGGTGGCACATTCTCCAATTATCTGGTCCTTGGCCTTGATAGAGGCTAACTCTTGCGGGGCCCTGCATTGTCCCTTAATTGAACTGTCCTTGCTGCCAAGAACCCCCCAGCATGGCAGGGACCTCAGCTTTCCACTCTCAGCGAAGCATCATAGAAACCAGGGCAGCCTTAGGATCTGCCCCTTCCCTGCTCCCAGACCCCTTGATGCTGAGGACAGGCTTCCTCGGCTGATATTTAAATGggcttctttatccatcccttcCTTAACAGGCTCGGCCCTTTGCCTCCAGTGTGGGAGATGGAGACAGGACTGAGTCTTAGGAGATAAAAGCCACGCATCCTGAGCCGAAGGGAAAGAGCAGGGAACTCTGAGCCATCAGCTCCCAGAGGCCCAGGAGGGCTGTAACGTGGAGGGAGGGATGTTTTGGGCGACGAAGGCTGAAGGGTGGGTTGGGATGAGATGCTGTGCAGAGGGTTTGGACGTTTCGGTCGATGGAGAGGTGATGCTGGAGAGACTGGAGGAAGGGATGACGGGAACGCACTCCTGGCgtggatggtgatgatgacaggATAGGCTGCGGGAGGACCATCTGGAACAGGGAACCCGTGGGCAGGTCAGCAAGCCCTAAGAGCCTACCTCCTCCGTGACACTAACTGTCCACGGGGGTACCAAGGCGTCTCATCCTTTGTTCTCCAGCCGAGAGCCCCTGGGAGAGGGCTCGATGGCACCGCCCACAAGTCCTGGGATCAAAGGGATGGCAGACAGGAGGTCGTGGACCTGCGGATCTGACGTAGTTGTTGTGTCAGCGTGTTAGCATTTTGTCACTGGAGACAACTTCCTTGCTGTTCATTCATTCCACTAGTATTTAGTGCAGACCTACTATGTGCCGGGCACATGCCTTCCCCTGACCTCACTGCCAGGGTCAGCACAGCCACAGGCTCTGGCCCAGGGGGGCACCCTCACCAGCATCTAGCTTCAGGCTGGCCCTGACCTCACAGGGAGCCCTCATTCCCTTTGACTGTTCCGGGTGCCCTCCCAGC contains the following coding sequences:
- the KCNG4 gene encoding potassium voltage-gated channel subfamily G member 4 — protein: MTSSAIPRDRGLHAGHHHFRSCSPWSQLFPGPVEPPSIKGIYYRRARKVGALDASPSGDLKKEMLVNVGGRRYLLPWSTLDEFPLSRLSKLRFCRSHEEIAQLCDDYDEDNQEFFFDRSPSAFGVIVSFLAAGKLVLLREMCVLSFQEELTYWGIEEANLEKCCLRTLLRKLDERAELRREEAVQRQREASRPAVRTSRWGLFMHQLREMVENPQSGLPGKVFACLSILFVATTAVSLCVSTMPDLRAEEDKGECSQKCYYIFIVETICVAWFSLEFCLRFVQARDKCQFFQGPLNIIDILAIFPYYVSLAVSDEPQEDGERPGGSSYLEKVGLALRVLRALRILYVMRLARHSLGLQTLGLTVRRCTREFGLLLLFLCVAITLFSPLVYVAENESGRVLEFTSIPASYWWAVISMTTVGYGDMVPSSVPGQMVALSSILSGILIMAFPATSIFHTFSHSYLELKKEQEELQARLRRLQSAAAASEHERLNDLSDLILERPALPIAYI